The following coding sequences lie in one Cloeon dipterum chromosome 1, ieCloDipt1.1, whole genome shotgun sequence genomic window:
- the LOC135948492 gene encoding uncharacterized protein LOC135948492: MTIRILFIAALLIIYPANSQKNLCDPYWYSMYNPAVEQCRDIIRVMGRMTADTSLLLLSENGKLLTTDSPVEMILTLHQKFAECVLQADDKILPMDELFLQDKERVYEGNRFLAEIINLCRQTAETICPFHEVFKEEDRIPTNCMPHPLKLLKCIRQTGVPECQKQNNSNEGLRSREVRARKAKKIQHVFTKPKKF; this comes from the exons ATGACAATTAGGAttctttttattgctgctcTCCTAATAATATAT CCTGCTAATTCCCAAAAGAACCTATGCGATCCTTATTGGTACTCTATGTACAACCCTGCTGTTGAGCAGTGCCGGGATATAATACGAGTGATGGGTCGAATGACAGCGGACACTTCTTTGTTGTTGCTCTCCGAAAATGGAAAACTTTTAACAACCGACTCACCAGTAG AAATGATTCTTACCTTGCATCAG AAATTTGCTGAATGTGTTCTGCAAGCCGACGATAAG attttgccaatggatgaattatttttgcaagacAAGGAAAGAGTGTATGAGGGAAACAGATTCCTCGCTGAGATCATAAATTTGTGCAGACAAACGGCAGAAA CGATATGCCCATTCCATGAAGTTTTTAAAGAGGAGGACAGGATTCCAACAAACTGTATGCCACACCCATTAAAGCTATTGAAATGTATTCGTCAAACTGGGGTTCCG GAGTGTCAGAAGCAAAATAACTCAAATGAAGGCTTAAGGAGCAGGGAAGTGCGTGCAAGGaaagcgaaaaaaattcagcacgTCTTTACAAAACCCAagaagttttaa
- the LOC135948500 gene encoding uncharacterized protein LOC135948500: MRMQVVRFNKQNLALICALASVLYFLLHAKTQHIELEYVVDEKAILVWEHVADFNNMMALNPTILDFDIIEDKGNYKNWQYTVHYTEHLSNFPSIKNKAVGFYTVRPDGSDFLIESTHKTCFYNLYCLSSASEFRFRMRGASQTTCLEKIDFQCPYLFTKICTSEAMHQRAMIRDKLIQFFKENANQA, translated from the exons ATGAGAATGCAGGTTGTGCGCTTCAATAAGCAGAACCTAGCGTTAATTTGTGCACTCGCGTCAGTCCTTTACTTTTTGCTGCACGCCAAGACGCAGCACATAGAGCTCGAGTATGTGGTGGACGAGAAGGCGATTCTTGTGTGGGAGCACGTCGCAGACTTCAACAATATGATGGCCCTCAACCCTACGAT ACTGGATTTTGACATTATTGAGGACAAAGGAAACTACAAGAATTGGCAATACACGGTGCACTACACCGAACACCTCTCGAATTTCCCTTCCATAAAAAACAAAGCAGTTGGATTTTACACAGTCCGGCCAGACGGAAGTGATTTTCTTATCGAATCCACCCATAAGACTTGCTTTTACAATTTGTACTGCT TGTCCTCCGCCTCAGAGTTCAGGTTCAGAATGAGAGGTGCTTCTCAGACAACTTGcttggagaaaattgacttTCAATGCCCTTACTTGTTCACCAAGATTTGCACATCAGAGGCTATGCACCAGAGGGCGATGATCAGGGATAAATTGATCCAGTTCTTCAAAGAAAATGCTAACCAGGCGTGA
- the brn gene encoding beta-1,3-galactosyltransferase brn, with protein sequence MRKLNQYSRMTSRLFTLRATPRIRLISGALLVILVYTLYFYGVFTHLMERNYYTEFSYPLDEDITVYIDQLRNGDLSDRPPINVYNYSFVSDAHDKCLAGGTFNELRLVYIVKSSMDHFERREAIRQTWGFEGRFSDVPIRRVFVLGMRPNDPHLQARVAEESKKFGDIVQADFVDTYYNNTIKTMMGFKWARQFCQKAKFYFFSDDDMYVSTKNVLRFLRHPTKYPQYLEDPAGFVERHKPAREPKQVLDFELSDEVQLYAGEVRNVMPLRHQSSKWYVSLEEYPFHMWPPYITAGAYVVSKATLDTLFLGSLFTKHFRFDDIYLALVAKKSGVDPFHCLHFRLNRLWYDSAVDYQYLIASHDFPNPEELKHFWELQKEAGNA encoded by the exons ATGAGGAAACTGAACCAGTATTCAAGAATGACTTCACGACTCTTTACTCTACGCGCTACGCCACGCATCCGACTCATCTCGGGAGCTCTCTTGGTAATCCTAGTCTACACCCTCTACTTCTATGGCGTTTTCACCCACCTCATGGAAAGGAACTACTACACTGAATTTAGTTATCCTCTTGATGAGGATATCACCGTTTACATTGATCAACTTCGAAATGGTGATCTGTCTGACAGACCACCAATCAATGTCTACAACTATTCCTTTGTGTCAGACGCTCATGATAAGTGTCTCGCAG GTGGGACCTTCAATGAACTGCGGTTGGTCTACATAGTGAAGTCCAGCATGGACCACTTTGAGAGGCGAGAGGCCATCCGTCAGACATGGGGCTTTGAGGGCCGCTTCTCAGATGTGCCCATCAGACGCGTGTTTGTGCTCGGAATGCGTCCCAACGACCCTCACCTGCAGGCCAGAGTGGCAGAGGAGAGCAAGAAATTCGGCGATATTGTGCAGGCGGACTTTGTTGACACTTACTACAATAACACCATCAAAACCATGATGGGCTTCAAGTGGGCTCGGCAGTTCTGCcaaaaagccaaattttacTTCTTCAGTGATGACGACATGTACGTGTCAACCAAGAATGTCCTCCGGTTTCTGAGACATCCAACCAAGTATCCTCAGTATCTGGAGGATCCTGCTGGCTTTGTTGAGAGACACAAACCTGCTAGAGAGCCCAAACAG GTTCTGGATTTTGAGCTCTCTGATGAGGTTCAGCTGTACGCTGGGGAAGTGAGGAATGTAATGCCTCTTCGACATCAGTCAAGCAAGTGGTACGTGTCATTAGAGGAGTACCCCTTCCACATGTGGCCCCCATACATCACGGCCGGCGCGTATGTTGTGTCCAAGGCTACTCTGGACACCCTCTTCCTTGGATCGCTGTTCACCAAGCATTTCCGCTTTGATGACATCTACCTGGCGCTGGTGGCAAAGAAGTCTGGTGTTGACCCGTTCCACTGCCTCCACTTTCGCCTGAACCGACTGTGGTATGACAGTGCTGTTGATTACCAGTATCTGATTGCCAGTCACGATTTTCCCAATCCTGAAGAGCTCAAGCACTTCTGGGAGCTGCAGAAAGAAGCTGGAAacgcttaa
- the LOC135948511 gene encoding uncharacterized protein LOC135948511 isoform X2, producing MSQQEMLLQQQFQELVGTVESLRLRRQSLQQVISAEEEKRGRLLEEIQKATQEAEACDNRIKSLVVARDKLDSTITQTETAFEKILENTELLLAITKKTGGEIDEIV from the exons ATGAGCCAACAAGAAATGTTGCTTCAACAACAATTCCAGGAGTTAGTAGGCA CTGTAGAGAGCCTTAGATTGAGACGCCAGAGCTTGCAGCAAGTAATTTCTGCTGAGGAAGAAAAAAGGGGCAGGCTTCTTGAAGAAATCCAAAAGGCAACTCAAGAAGCTGAGGCATGTGACAACAGGATCAAATCTCTTGTTGTGGCCAGAGACAAGCTGGACTCTACCATCACACAAACTGAGACTGCATTTGAAAAG ATCCTGGAAAACACTGAACTACTTCTTGCTATTACAAAGAAAACAGGAGGAGAGATTGATGAAATCGTGTAA
- the LOC135948511 gene encoding uncharacterized protein LOC135948511 isoform X1: protein MKFMQSTMKKFRLQRSMSQQEMLLQQQFQELVGTVESLRLRRQSLQQVISAEEEKRGRLLEEIQKATQEAEACDNRIKSLVVARDKLDSTITQTETAFEKILENTELLLAITKKTGGEIDEIV from the exons GTTTAGACTTCAGAGGTCCATGAGCCAACAAGAAATGTTGCTTCAACAACAATTCCAGGAGTTAGTAGGCA CTGTAGAGAGCCTTAGATTGAGACGCCAGAGCTTGCAGCAAGTAATTTCTGCTGAGGAAGAAAAAAGGGGCAGGCTTCTTGAAGAAATCCAAAAGGCAACTCAAGAAGCTGAGGCATGTGACAACAGGATCAAATCTCTTGTTGTGGCCAGAGACAAGCTGGACTCTACCATCACACAAACTGAGACTGCATTTGAAAAG ATCCTGGAAAACACTGAACTACTTCTTGCTATTACAAAGAAAACAGGAGGAGAGATTGATGAAATCGTGTAA